Below is a window of Gossypium hirsutum isolate 1008001.06 chromosome A12, Gossypium_hirsutum_v2.1, whole genome shotgun sequence DNA.
cggggaaaatttacggatttgggtttcgagttttataactcgagatatgaattatttagcaactatgacgcagttggacagcttgtctgaaaagtatgatataaattatctaaatttggttaagtgctcaaataagtttagtagtgccttgtgctcgactccggcaacggtctcgggtaaggggcgttacacgCAATCTTGCTTGATTTCGAATGTTTGGCCCACGAACAACTCCTCATGTTCAGAATCTATGGCCAACCGCTGAACAGGTAGTATATCAGGATACTCCGGGAACTTGGCTACATGCGCCGCATCGGGGTTTATTAGCAGCCTGTGTGCCCCAAAATCATTGTGTATCACAATGCGTCGAATCAGGTTCCAGACTGAAGACGCGTTAACATTTCTATCATCATTCGTGCCTTCATCGTCGATATCATCCGAGACCTCGTCTATATTAGGATCACCATCACAATCGACCTTGTGATCAAAAGGATCACTACTATCATATCCATCATCAACATCCGCATCAGTCTCAGGTGCAGCATTAAGATCGACGCCAAACCCGCGTACAATTGATTGACTATCAACGTATGATATCAGAACCACTATACACGGATCTTGAACTCCATGTTCTTCACGTAATGGAGTGAGATCTTCAGCTGACTCCACATCAACTAACTCAACAAATAACTGAATTGGTGCATTTTGGTGTCTCTGATTCCCACAAAAAAgtgaccattgtctccacgtgttcatcgtctacaagttctaTCTCGGTGAATTTGATGAAATCTATCGAAACtgaaaacttgtagaaaagtttcgagatccttctcccacgtcgtctaacaatttttgcactaatcatttccttcatatcatcaacctagacatttctattaaatctcattgctatttgttggcaACATTCAATTATACATCCAACTATTGTTGTCAAATTACTCCATTGAAATAAACACATACGAAAAATTGATTATCCATATTCAATATTAGAtttgttaaaaaagaaataaaaattctcaATACAATTTCAAGCAAAATAATTAGTGTAATGTAAAAAATGAATTTCATATATACTAACCTTGTGAATTCTTTGGTTCGGGATATTAAACTTAGATTACTCTATTGATAATAGTGGTATGTTATACCATCGTAATAGAATTTGTGTCCCGAATAATCTAGAATTGAAGAAGGATATCTATCAGAGGCTCATAGTAGTATgtactcgattcatccgggtagtacgaagatgtattgtgatttgaaaaaaatgtattggtggcctggtatgaaacgggaaatttgtgaatttgtggcaaaatgtttaatctatcaacaggtaaaagctgaacatcaagtgcctacaggtttgttACAACCCGTAATGATTCCAAAATGGAAGTGGGAACAtgtgacgatggattttgtatctggattgccagtGACTCCGAAGAAAAAAGATTCGATTTGGGTGATAGTAGACAGATTCACTAAATCGGCGCATTTTATTCCGGTCAGAACAGAtttttcacttgacaagttagcggaattatatgtgtcagaaattgtgagattacatggggtgccgacatcaattatttctgatcgagatccgaggtttacttcgagattttggaataaactacaggaagctttaggtactaagttaaaatttagtacagcttttcaccctcagacagatggacaatcagagcgagtgattcagattttggaagatatgttaaggtgttgtatacTCGAGTTCAGTGGCAGCTGGGAAATGTACTTACCtttagctgaatttgcttataataacagttatcaagctAGTATCAAAATAGCACCGTTTGAATCTCTGTATGGAAGGAAGTGCAGAACCCCGTTGTATTGGTCagaattaagtgaatcgaaatTAGTCGGAGTGGATTTAATTcgggaaactgaagagaaagttcagATTATTCGGGAAAGTTTAAAAGCTGCTttcgatcgtcaaaagtcgtatgcagatttgaaaagaagagatatagagttCAATGTGGGTGATCGTGTGTTCTTGAAAGTTTCTCCGTGGAAAAAAGTTTtacggtttggtagaaaaggaaagcttagtccacgatttatcggaccatacgaaatcattgagaggatcggtctggtagcttatagattggccttgcctccagaacttgagaagatccataatgtatttcatgtatctatgttgagacgatatagatcagacccttcacatgtgattcctcatacAAAGATAGAGCTACAATCAGATATGACTTATTCGGAGGAACCAGTGAAAAtattagctcgagaagttaaagaactacggaataaacgagtaccgttagtaaaagtgttatggcatcgacatggattggaggaggcaacctgggaaacagaggagtcaatgagatcacagtatccaaatctgttttcaggtaacaaatttcgaggacgaaatttttaaaggggggagagttgtaacggcctaattttcagtggtgtcggaaatggtgatttgagatcactaaattcgaaaaataagattaaacaagatagtaatttaatatttatgagtcaagtaagaatttagaagaattgtgaaatggtgaaattagtgaattaaaagaatttattaggtcaaacgggtcaaaaatgaggtatcgagacctcaaagttgaaaattgagctataaatattttataaatatttatggagtgtcattgagttagtattaaagtttcgttagaaaattttaacgtttggatggctaattaattaaaaaggactaaattgaaaatagcgcaaaatttgttaaattgtgagtaaatagcttaagtatttaaaaagatggatttaaagagcaattagaccaaaggttaatggctggacggtttgggtatgaaataagcaagaaaacaatgtgaacaaggggcaaaattggaaatagcataaaagttaatagttaaataatgatgtaattgaaaaatctagacatttcttcatattttctcagccaaaacgccatagaaggtctggagaaagctggtttttcatatttttacatcatgtgagtttaattcttacttttcttgataatttttatgtttttatgacttctacaattaggtccacttgtagaattcattagtttttgattttatgggtgaaattggaagttaccttggatggataagggaattttatgatgaattattatgaaatttaagttctaatttcatattaaggtggttttattaagtgattttgataggaaatgatatttaggacctaattgtgaaaaagttgtgaattgaaggtttctgttgaaattaagaatataaaaggttttgaaatagtttataatgataaaataaagtgttaattgagaaaaattagttcaattgatgggtgaattgagcagggactaaattgtgaaaactgtaaattttggggtaaaagtgcaatttcgaaatttgaacagcataaattgtgaagtgaaatagaattgaaatgtatgctaatgaaggaatgattttataattatagatcaagaaaacgaactgaatcgtggaaaggagaaaattcaagaatagtccctgaatttctacgacttttgcaaattagtccaagtaagttcatatgacaaagttcaatgttttgatatgaaaatcttatgattgttaaagtattttattgttgatgaatactatcaatttgcattaactaatgaataatgtgtaactaaaagtacaaattagtaggaacaatggatttgagtacttctattctgtgaccctgatgaattgacgaaaaatatgtgataagtgtgcccgtttaagaccatagctgggctatggcatcggtgcaatgtgataatgtgactccgtataagaccatagctgggctatggcatcggtataatgtgataatgtgattccgtataagaccatgtctgggatatggcttcggtatgatatgtgaaccgtgtaagaccatggcaaggctatggcttcggtgtgtgatgcgtaacaatgtaaaagtccatagtttactatggcaatgtgataatgaagcactcaattcccttattgttccttaaattgacaatgaagtaaatgagaaatgggcctaagggagttaaattgtgagtagccgtatggaaattattccaatgagttattaatgaattgtgatttggagggtgaaatagttaaactaatagatataagattgtgtacgatatttgatatgatttgtgtttatatgcctatgagcttactaagcttcaataagcttacttgtgtgtgtttaatatttttatgtagattgacttgaagtgaagtgggtagattggatcaacacaacagggcacactattcagatcaattctggtagtttttgttttatgtttaaagatttatatggcatgtatagagtttgaatgaattgaagtaaagatgttatgaactagttaacaatatttgtactaaaacagtttttggtaagtagcagtagtttgaatttgaaaattcaccataaattgtggaaattgagttaagggctggaaaaaaaatgagattaaagctaatgagtctagtttcatatagaggaaacggtgcatgcaattggattttatgttatgagatatttaaattgtggtgagacagtctgaatgacttcgagttcccctattctgattttagaaaatcattaaaaatttcaccaaaataattatgagtcatactgtatatgtatggattcttcatttggtctatttttaagagaaacaaacggcatggttacttgaattttttacagagagaaatttggttcgtagtgcacaggggtcaaagtagccaaaccctgaaataggggaggatttaactaataaactgtactaattggaccaaccaaaaattgtaaaaaaaaattggtaagtagatatatgagtataaattcggggaaaatttacggatttgggtttcgagttttataactcgagatatgaattatttagcaactatgacgcagttggacagcttgtctgaaaagtatgatataaattatctaaatttggttaagtgctcaaataagtttagtagtgccttgtgctcgactccggcaacggtctcgggtaaggggcgttacacgCAATCTTGCTTGATTTCGAATGTTTGGCCCACGAACAACTCCTCATGTTCAGAATCTATGGCCAACCGCTGAACAGGTAGTATATCAGGATACTCCGGGAACTTGGCTACATGCGCCGCATCGGGGTTTATTAGCAGCCTGTGTGCCCCAAAATCATTGTGTATCACAATGCGTCGAATCAGGTTCCAGACTGAAGACGCGTTAACATTTCTATCATCATTCGTGCCTTCATCGTCGATATCATCCGAGACCTCGTCTATATTAGGATCACCATCACAATCGACCTTGTGATCAAAAGGATCACTACTATCATATCCATCATCAACATCCGCATCAGTCTCAGGTGCAGCATTAAGATCGACGCCAAACCCGCGTACAATTGATTGACTATCAACGTATGATATCAGAACCACTATACACGGATCTTGAACTCCATGTTCTTCACGTAATGGAGTGAGATCTTCAGCTGACTCCACATCAACTAACTCAACAAATAACTGAATTGGTGCATTTTGGTGTCTCTGATTCCCACAAAAAAgtgaccattgtctccacgtgttcatcgtctacaagttctaTCTCGGTGAATTTGATGAAATCTATCGAAACtgaaaacttgtagaaaagtttcgagatccttctcccacgtcgtctaacaatttttgcactaatcatttccttcatatcatcaacctagacatttctattaaatctcattgctatttgttggcaACATTCAATTATACATCCAACTATTGTTGTCAAATTACTCCATTGAAATAAACACATACGAAAAATTGATTATCCATATTCAATATTAGAtttgttaaaaaagaaataaaaattctcaATACAATTTCAAGCAAAATAATTAGTGTAATGTAAAAAATGAATTTCATATATACTAACCTTGTGAATTCTTCTTTGTCTATTTACTCTTCTTCTACAGAGTTTTTTTTACTGTATTTGaattctcaaattttttttcccAAACACTGCTTAAATAATGGCCGGGAACTGATGTCGCCTACAAGATTGGCACCAGTAGTGCCGCCTACAAAATTGGCACCACTGGTGCCACTTATAACATGGGCACCACCCTTGGTGCAGCTTTTCCCATAGGCACCACCACCCAAACCTGTCCTAAACTCGTATTTAAACCTTGTATTGGAATTATATGGGAAAAAATACTTTGGTGTCGCGTATCAACAAGGTTGcaccattaaaaaattatttttttagttaaaaacgATGTGCGTCAGAAAATaagggtggtgccgcctatgcaaCACTCTCTACCACCATTGATATACCATTTTTGTAAATAACTAAGTTGGTAtaccattttcaaattttttaattttttaatatttttaaataaaaaagtccaattaaaaatttaaattaatttaaattatttttcaaaaaatcaaatcttaaaaattctttttcattttcattttcattttcttatagtgaaaaacaattttccttattttttagaaaatataaaatttagggaataaaatatcatcatattaatTAAAATGGGGTCGCCTCTAATTACGGACGGgataagaaaataaattcaaaaatgtCAGTCaccaaattataattatttttaattaaataatcaaaactAAAATCTACCCATAATTGAGTGACTACCTTTTCCCTTCCGTTTACATTATATACTCAGATGCGAACATATTTAACGAATCCAGATTACTGTTTGGTTAGAGTGAGCGAAAGGAGCGAAGATGATAAAAGCTGTCATGGTGATGAACACTCAAGGCAAGTCACGACTGGCAAAATTTTATGAGTATCTGGTAAGTTTCTCTCCACTTTTCATTTTCGAAGTCCGCAATCTTGCATACCGATTCAAATTCCTTCTCAATAATCGACGTGGCCCCGGATTTGGTTGAAATCAGTCAGTGGAGAAGCAGCAGGAGCTTATTCGCGGCGTCTTTTCAGGTTCCTTTCTCTCGATTTGTTCTTAGTTTAGCTTGCGATTGGTTTGAATTGCCCTCTCTGGATCGCTTGAAActcgttttcatttttttttgtgatcTTGTTTGGTATTCCATCTAATCGATCATGCTTGAATTCCTACTTATAGATATCTTTTTTTATgtcgttttcttttgttttcccttcagttttgattttgattttttttaacagtcTTATGCAGTAGAGCTGAGAACGTAAGCAATTTCATAGATGCGGAATCAATTTTTGGTCTggtaatttcttttattttcctaaCTTTCTCTCGTTCTTGTAAGAGTTGTTTCCAATTGATTTTCACTTATGTTCTCGTGATTTGAACTTTTATTTGAGCCTTGTTAATAACTTCCAGAGCTTTATTACGACTCTGCTTTAGAACTTTATTAATTGTTACATAATTCTCACTTGCAGGATAGTCGTCTTGTATACAAGCATTTTGCTACACTTTACTTTGTCTTTgtatttgatagttctgaaaacgAGCTAGCCGTGCTTGACTTGATACAAGGtatctttccattttttttcttttagggcTTACCTTTCAAACCAGGATTTCTATTTACTCAATATTTGGAGATTTCTGAATACTTAAATCTTGTATTATGGATAAGAAAACCTTTTCTGCAAAGCTGACTAGATCCGCTTTTATGGTCTTTGTGATTATTTATGGTTGAGTTCATTTCGGATACACCTTTTATGAAATAGATTTTACTTTTTGAGCATTTAGCGAAAACtggaaaataaaattgattttcaGGTGTGCTGGAATCAGTGATCACTGTTGTTTTGCCTCCCAAGTCCCAACTTAGTTAAGTTTACCTCAGGTTTCTTTTAAGTGGAAAGCTCGATAGCATCAGTATGCTTTCTAGATGCTACCTGTATATAACCATCTTTTTTGCATGAATGATGTTTGTGATTATTGTTATTAAGCTACAAGATTTAATGGATGCTTAGCCCTAAAATTGCATGTTCTCTGATGACAATAATTTATCAGGTTTGTCATGCTTTTCCTTTAAAAACTAGACAGCTGGGTATCATAATAATTGCTgatttttctttcaaatattagATCATTTTACTTACTTTAGATGTGCTGCCTTCAGTTTTTGTGGAAACGTTGGACAAATGCTTCCAGAATGTTTGCGAGCTTGACATCGTGTTCAATTACAGCAAGGTTGTCTCATCACTAATATCTGCATCTATTTAGTTTTCTTCTTTCAAGTGCTAGAGGATGGAATGGGTAATCATATAGGAAATGGTGTTCTCAGAAAACATTTATGGGGTATGGTTCAGGTTCCAAATATTAGTTTATGATAGgtaaatcctttttttttatttgccgCGGGGGGGGGGGGTTCCTTGACATTGATTTTTGCAACTTTAGAAGTTAACTTCGCCTGAGTTCCATAGTATTAACTTGATAGCCCATATGGACAATGTTTTAGAATAAGCTCAATAATCACTTCATatgaccaaattttaatattttacctgTGCGCTGAAAAATGGTTTAAAGTCGCTAGAATGCTGTCTTAcaacaatattctgttttaaATCTATCTAGCTTTTGCTCGGTCATTTTTTGTTCCTCACCAAGATTGACTTGGTTATCTTCATTTTATTCAAATCTTGAATAACTCTTTTGCAGATACACACTATCCTGGATGAGATGGTTTTTGGTGGTCAAGTGGTGGAAACAAGTTCATCAGAAATTATGAAGGCAGTTGAAGAGATATCTAAGTGCTTTCTCTCTCCTTTCCTCCTTTCTTGTGTAAAAATGCATGTAGATGATGTGAGGTTTTCCACTTTTGCATTGTTTTTAATTCGTATTAACAGATGAACCATAATCATGGTGTAGGTTAGAAGCTGCCTCGAATGCCATCTCACTCATCCCGAAATCTGCTTCTGGTTGGCGAAGTAGGTAGTTATTACATTCAAATGCTGGTAAATTGGTCATTGAATTGTTTGCTGTCTTTGTTAATGCTTGAGTGAAGAGTTTCATTTCCAtattgacccaaataatcagaaGTTTAGAGGTGTTGTATTTGAATATTTAGTTTTCTGTGCAGCATAAATAGGAAATAGTTAAATGTAACAAGGTGTTTTACTAGAAGCACATGCTTACAGCTTTTGAGTACtgattatttttgcaatttttataCGCTTTTCTCAGATACTTCAGGTTAGTAATATTGTGATTGTTAGAGCTGTGATTTCTCTGCTGTTATTTTCTCTACACCTTTTGTTAAGCTTTTCTATTTTAAACTCAAATATCTATCAACAGAAGATGTACATTGcttgaatatttaaaaaaaaaaaaggaaaaaagactTGCCTAGTTAAAGTTTGTTTGTactatttaaaatgttaaaaactacttgtacaattaaatttaaataataattttagtcacatttagtctaaattgtaaaattatttcaaattcagtCGAATTCAGGTTGACTGAATAACCCGTACAGGGTACAAAAAAGCAATTACATTGTTTTCTTGTTTATtgcatattaaaaaattttaaaaaaaatcagaactATTTTCAATTGACTTCTTTTTGCCAATGGGAACTCTGAGTTCATTGAAGAGTACAAGGTTCACAGAAGTAcatccccaaaaaaaaaaaaaaagaggaaacaaCTATCTAAAATCATCAAAAGAAGCCATAAgaagataaaagaaataaaacaacacGAAACAT
It encodes the following:
- the LOC107926769 gene encoding AP-3 complex subunit sigma isoform X1; protein product: MIKAVMVMNTQGKSRLAKFYEYLSVEKQQELIRGVFSVLCSRAENVSNFIDAESIFGLDSRLVYKHFATLYFVFVFDSSENELAVLDLIQDVLPSVFVETLDKCFQNVCELDIVFNYSKIHTILDEMVFGGQVVETSSSEIMKAVEEISKLEAASNAISLIPKSASGWRSR
- the LOC107926769 gene encoding AP-3 complex subunit sigma isoform X2; this encodes MIKAVMVMNTQGKSRLAKFYEYLSVEKQQELIRGVFSVLCSRAENVSNFIDAESIFGLDSRLVYKHFATLYFVFVFDSSENELAVLDLIQVFVETLDKCFQNVCELDIVFNYSKIHTILDEMVFGGQVVETSSSEIMKAVEEISKLEAASNAISLIPKSASGWRSR